In bacterium, the genomic stretch CGCAAACACGTCTTTTGAATTGCTGATCACTGAATCCGCGCAAGAAGCGCAGGGGTTGGTAGCATCGCTGGAGCTCCTTAACGCAGGGCGCCAAAGCCTGACTGAAAAGATCATAAAACAAATCCGCGAACGAATCGGAAAAAATCCCTCGGAAAAAATTATTTTTGAAGGCGACAGCGCTTGGCCCGTCGGGATACTGGGGTTAATCGCGGGAAAATTAGCGGACGAATATTCCAGACCGGTTTTTATTTACAACAAGGGAGAAAATTTTTCCGGGGGTTCGTGCCGCAGCATACCTTCGTTTGACGTGATCGAATCTCTCAGCCGCTCAAAATCGCTTCTCAGCGAATTTGGAGGACACAAAAGCGCTGCCGGTTTTAAGGTGGAAAATAAAAATCTTGAAAAGCTAAAAAAAGAGATCGCTAAAATTGCCTCGCGCGAGATCAAAAACGAAGAACTTATCCCAAGCATCGAGATTGACGCTGAAATTGAAATAAAAAACATAGACTGGACTTTCTTTGAAAAAGTTGAAAAAATTGCTCCCTATGGAGAAGCGAATCCCGAACCGGCTTTTCTCCTCCGCGATATGAAAATAACCGAAATGCGCGCGGTGGGAAACGGGGAAAAACACCTCAAGCTGAGCATGGAATCTTCTCTGGAAAAAGGGAAAAAATTTCAGGCTATCGGATTTAATTTCGGCGAATGGTCAAAAAAATTAAAACTGGGAAGCCTGATTGATATTGTCTTTATTCTAACCGCCAATCACTGGAACGGACATTGTAATCTGGAATTTAAGATCATTGACCTGAAAACATCGAAGAAATAAAAAACAAACCATAAAACCAAATTAATATGGATTCTAACACTTTTACTCTTTACTCCGACGGGGGATCCCGCGGCAATCCTGGTCCGGCGGCTATTGGAGCTTTGCTCTATGCGGGCACTGCCAAAATATGCGAATGCGGCGAGTTTATCGGCAAAGCTACAAACAATGAAGCCGAATACAAAGCGCTAATTATGGCTCTGCTGAAAGCCAAGTCATTAAAAGCCAAAAACATCAGCTGTTTCCTTGATTCTGAGCTGGTTGTAAAACAACTTAATCACCAATATAGAA encodes the following:
- a CDS encoding ribonuclease HI family protein produces the protein MDSNTFTLYSDGGSRGNPGPAAIGALLYAGTAKICECGEFIGKATNNEAEYKALIMALLKAKSLKAKNISCFLDSELVVKQLNHQYRIKDEKITPLFIKIWNLMFDFEKITFTHIPREKNKEADALVNKILDRETKQQKLI